In the Mycolicibacterium thermoresistibile genome, one interval contains:
- a CDS encoding helix-turn-helix domain-containing protein: MARPSPQTERIVSLVELLRSQPRTGRSLADIARHLGVAKATCYPMVVALTEAGWLVRHPTRKTYQLGPALVPIGAAAAAALDVLDLARPGMQELADTADMACVAFVPSGADLVVSEIVQPAGGRRGTLGLRLGDRVQIIPPLGSVVAAWFSEDARWQWYRAGAEEFGVDPDAVEAAYGPVLELVRKRGFAVECLDQQERRLADAVAEVRGDGGPLGRGRQTVTLRTVAGRPTVDVLIGEIEPKRRYQPISINAAVFTAEAVPALVLCLVDAPEPLTGRRVDDLGRRVASVAGRLTETLHGRVPDDRRVLRPESR, from the coding sequence ATGGCCCGTCCTTCACCGCAGACCGAGCGCATCGTCTCGTTGGTCGAACTGCTGCGCAGTCAGCCCCGCACCGGGCGCAGCCTCGCTGACATCGCTCGCCACCTGGGCGTCGCCAAGGCGACGTGTTATCCGATGGTGGTGGCGTTGACCGAGGCCGGCTGGCTGGTCCGCCACCCGACCCGCAAGACCTACCAACTCGGCCCCGCGCTGGTGCCGATCGGCGCCGCCGCCGCGGCCGCTCTCGACGTGCTGGACCTCGCCCGGCCGGGCATGCAGGAACTCGCCGACACCGCCGATATGGCGTGTGTGGCCTTCGTGCCCTCCGGCGCCGACCTCGTGGTGTCGGAGATCGTGCAGCCGGCCGGTGGTCGCCGCGGCACGCTCGGCCTGCGGTTGGGGGACCGGGTGCAGATCATCCCGCCGTTGGGTTCCGTTGTGGCGGCGTGGTTTTCCGAGGACGCACGATGGCAGTGGTATCGCGCGGGGGCGGAGGAATTCGGTGTCGACCCCGACGCGGTGGAGGCCGCGTACGGACCGGTGCTGGAGCTCGTCCGGAAGCGCGGTTTCGCCGTGGAATGCCTCGATCAGCAGGAGCGGCGGTTGGCCGACGCGGTGGCGGAGGTCAGGGGCGACGGCGGGCCGCTGGGCAGGGGCCGGCAGACGGTCACCCTGCGAACAGTGGCCGGGCGACCCACCGTCGATGTGCTGATCGGCGAGATCGAGCCGAAGCGGCGCTATCAGCCCATCTCGATCAACGCCGCGGTGTTCACCGCCGAGGCGGTGCCGGCGTTGGTGCTCTGCCTGGTCGACGCGCCCGAACCGCTCACCGGACGACGCGTCGATGATCTGGGGCGCCGGGTGGCTTCCGTGGCGGGCCGGCTCACCGAGACGCTGC